Proteins found in one Plectropomus leopardus isolate mb chromosome 9, YSFRI_Pleo_2.0, whole genome shotgun sequence genomic segment:
- the arsia gene encoding arylsulfatase I isoform X3, translating to MLRSKDAFAAAAAAAGQTSPAAASCPLWEAHTSFGYPATSMPTCLSVTNINICKPPHIIFIMTDDQGFNDIGYHSSDIRTPALDKLAADGVKLESYYIQPICTPSRSQLITGRYQIHTGLQHSIIRPRQPNCLPFDQVTLPQRLQELGYSTHMVGKWHLGFYKKECLPTRRGFDTYFGSLTGSVNYYTYDSCDGPGRCGFDLHEGESVAWGQRGKYSTHLYTQRVRKILATHDPQSQPLFIFLSFQAVHTPLQSPREYIYPYRQLENVARRKYAAMVSAVDEAVHNITYALRKYGYYQNSVIIFSTDNGGQPLSGGSNWPLRGRKGTYWEGGIRGLGFVHSPLLRKKRRVSKALVHITDWYPTLVGLAGGNDSLTEGVDGFDVWEAISEGKESPRFEILHNIDPLYNHARSGSLQKGYGIWNTAVQASIRAGDWKLLTGDPGYGDWTPPQMLPGFPGSWWNLERHTEPRKSLWLFNISGDPYERFDLSEQRPDVVKELLARLAYYNRTAVPVRYPSEDQRADPQLNGGAWVPWVGDEEEDSWDTVYQKKNKDWKKKLKLSKSRSFFRRLNTRIMSNRI from the exons CTCCGTTCCAAAGATGcctttgctgctgctgccgctgctgctgggCAAACATCCCCGGCCGCAGCTTCATGCCCTTTATGGGAGGCTCATACTTCCTTTGGCTACCCTGCGACCTCCATGCCCACATGTCTCTCCGTAACCAATATCAACATTTGCAAG CCTCCGCACATCATTTTCATCATGACGGACGATCAGGGATTCAACGACATCGGCTACCACAGCTCTGACATCAGGACCCCGGCGCTGGATAAACTGGCCGCGGACGGAGTGAAGCTGGAAAGTTATTACATCCAGCCCATCTGCACCCCGTCCCGCAGCCAGCTCATCACCGGCAG GTACCAAATTCACACCGGCCTGCAGCACTCCATCATCCGTCCCCGCCAGCCCAACTGCCTGCCCTTTGACCAGGTCACCCTCCCACAGAGACTGCAGGAGCTCGGCTACTCCACCCACATGGTCGGCAAGTGGCACCTGGGCTTCTACAAGAAGGAGTGCCTGCCCACTCGCCGTGGCTTCGACACATACTTTGGCTCCTTAACAGGCAGCGTAAACTACTACACCTACGACTCCTGTGATGGCCCCGGGCGGTGTGGCTTCGACCTCCATGAGGGGGAGTCGGTCGCCTGGGGTCAGAGGGGCAAATACTCCACCCATCTCTACACACAGAGAGTCCGCAAAATCCTGGCAACCCACGACCCTCAGTCTCAGCCGCTGTTTATCTTCCTCTCCTTCCAGGCTGTTCATACACCCCTGCAGTCTCCGCGGGAGTACATCTACCCGTACCGCCAGCTGGAAAACGTGGCGCGCAGGAAGTATGCTGCTATGGTCTCAGCTGTAGATGAGGCAGTGCATAATATAACATACGCTCTCCGAAAGTATGGTTACTACCAGAACAGTGTCATCATCTTCTCTACTGACAACGGTGGCCAGCCTTTATCTGGCGGCAGTAACTGGCCGCTCAGAGGACGTAAAGGCACCTACTGGGAAGGCGGCATCCGGGGTCTGGGGTTCGTCCACAGTCCTCTGttgaggaagaaaaggagggTGAGTAAAGCCCTGGTGCACATCACTGACTGGTACCCCACTCTGGTGGGATTAGCAGGCGGCAATGACTCCCTGACTGAGGGGGTGGATGGGTTTGATGTCTGGGAAGCCATCAGCGAGGGGAAGGAGTCACCCAGGTTTGAGATCCTCCACAACATTGACCCTCTGTATAACCATGCACGCAGCGGCTCCCTGCAGAAAGGATATGGGATTTGGAATACAGCTGTTCAGGCCTCCATACGAGCTGGAGACTGGAAACTCCTAACAGGAGACCCCGGCTATGGAGACTGGACACCGCCACAGATGCTTCCGGGTTTCCCTGGCAGCTGGTGGAACCTGGAGCGCCATACTGAACCCCGGAAATCTCTGTGGCTTTTCAACATCTCCGGAGACCCCTACGAACGTTTTGATCTTTCTGAGCAGAGACCAGATGTTGTCAAAGAGCTGCTGGCTAGACTGGCGTACTATAATCGCACTGCAGTGCCAGTAAGGTACCCATCAGAGGACCAACGGGCTGATCCGCAACTCAATGGAGGAGCCTGGGTTCCCTGGGtgggagatgaggaggaggacagctgGGACACTGTCTACCAGAAAAAGAACAAGGATTGGAAGAAGAAGCTGAAACTGTCCAAAAGCAGGTCGTTTTTCAGGAGACTCAACACTAGGATTATGTCCAACAGGATATAG
- the arsia gene encoding arylsulfatase I isoform X1 yields the protein MPFMGGSYFLWLPCDLHAHMSLRNQYQHLQGSMATTALTGFSMMSLLSLGYLTWDMMSPNQVENEPEHAFVDTSPVPQPPHIIFIMTDDQGFNDIGYHSSDIRTPALDKLAADGVKLESYYIQPICTPSRSQLITGRYQIHTGLQHSIIRPRQPNCLPFDQVTLPQRLQELGYSTHMVGKWHLGFYKKECLPTRRGFDTYFGSLTGSVNYYTYDSCDGPGRCGFDLHEGESVAWGQRGKYSTHLYTQRVRKILATHDPQSQPLFIFLSFQAVHTPLQSPREYIYPYRQLENVARRKYAAMVSAVDEAVHNITYALRKYGYYQNSVIIFSTDNGGQPLSGGSNWPLRGRKGTYWEGGIRGLGFVHSPLLRKKRRVSKALVHITDWYPTLVGLAGGNDSLTEGVDGFDVWEAISEGKESPRFEILHNIDPLYNHARSGSLQKGYGIWNTAVQASIRAGDWKLLTGDPGYGDWTPPQMLPGFPGSWWNLERHTEPRKSLWLFNISGDPYERFDLSEQRPDVVKELLARLAYYNRTAVPVRYPSEDQRADPQLNGGAWVPWVGDEEEDSWDTVYQKKNKDWKKKLKLSKSRSFFRRLNTRIMSNRI from the exons ATGCCCTTTATGGGAGGCTCATACTTCCTTTGGCTACCCTGCGACCTCCATGCCCACATGTCTCTCCGTAACCAATATCAACATTTGCAAG GAAGCATGGCCACCACAGCTCTGACCGGGTTCTCTATGATGAGCCTGCTCAGCCTCGGGTACCTGACCTGGGACATGATGAGTCCCAATCAGGTGGAAAACGAGCCGGAACACGCTTTTGTTGACACCTCACCTGTCCCGCAGCCTCCGCACATCATTTTCATCATGACGGACGATCAGGGATTCAACGACATCGGCTACCACAGCTCTGACATCAGGACCCCGGCGCTGGATAAACTGGCCGCGGACGGAGTGAAGCTGGAAAGTTATTACATCCAGCCCATCTGCACCCCGTCCCGCAGCCAGCTCATCACCGGCAG GTACCAAATTCACACCGGCCTGCAGCACTCCATCATCCGTCCCCGCCAGCCCAACTGCCTGCCCTTTGACCAGGTCACCCTCCCACAGAGACTGCAGGAGCTCGGCTACTCCACCCACATGGTCGGCAAGTGGCACCTGGGCTTCTACAAGAAGGAGTGCCTGCCCACTCGCCGTGGCTTCGACACATACTTTGGCTCCTTAACAGGCAGCGTAAACTACTACACCTACGACTCCTGTGATGGCCCCGGGCGGTGTGGCTTCGACCTCCATGAGGGGGAGTCGGTCGCCTGGGGTCAGAGGGGCAAATACTCCACCCATCTCTACACACAGAGAGTCCGCAAAATCCTGGCAACCCACGACCCTCAGTCTCAGCCGCTGTTTATCTTCCTCTCCTTCCAGGCTGTTCATACACCCCTGCAGTCTCCGCGGGAGTACATCTACCCGTACCGCCAGCTGGAAAACGTGGCGCGCAGGAAGTATGCTGCTATGGTCTCAGCTGTAGATGAGGCAGTGCATAATATAACATACGCTCTCCGAAAGTATGGTTACTACCAGAACAGTGTCATCATCTTCTCTACTGACAACGGTGGCCAGCCTTTATCTGGCGGCAGTAACTGGCCGCTCAGAGGACGTAAAGGCACCTACTGGGAAGGCGGCATCCGGGGTCTGGGGTTCGTCCACAGTCCTCTGttgaggaagaaaaggagggTGAGTAAAGCCCTGGTGCACATCACTGACTGGTACCCCACTCTGGTGGGATTAGCAGGCGGCAATGACTCCCTGACTGAGGGGGTGGATGGGTTTGATGTCTGGGAAGCCATCAGCGAGGGGAAGGAGTCACCCAGGTTTGAGATCCTCCACAACATTGACCCTCTGTATAACCATGCACGCAGCGGCTCCCTGCAGAAAGGATATGGGATTTGGAATACAGCTGTTCAGGCCTCCATACGAGCTGGAGACTGGAAACTCCTAACAGGAGACCCCGGCTATGGAGACTGGACACCGCCACAGATGCTTCCGGGTTTCCCTGGCAGCTGGTGGAACCTGGAGCGCCATACTGAACCCCGGAAATCTCTGTGGCTTTTCAACATCTCCGGAGACCCCTACGAACGTTTTGATCTTTCTGAGCAGAGACCAGATGTTGTCAAAGAGCTGCTGGCTAGACTGGCGTACTATAATCGCACTGCAGTGCCAGTAAGGTACCCATCAGAGGACCAACGGGCTGATCCGCAACTCAATGGAGGAGCCTGGGTTCCCTGGGtgggagatgaggaggaggacagctgGGACACTGTCTACCAGAAAAAGAACAAGGATTGGAAGAAGAAGCTGAAACTGTCCAAAAGCAGGTCGTTTTTCAGGAGACTCAACACTAGGATTATGTCCAACAGGATATAG
- the arsia gene encoding arylsulfatase I isoform X2, translating to MKLRSKDAFAAAAAAAGQTSPAAASCPLWEAHTSFGYPATSMPTCLSVTNINICKPPHIIFIMTDDQGFNDIGYHSSDIRTPALDKLAADGVKLESYYIQPICTPSRSQLITGRYQIHTGLQHSIIRPRQPNCLPFDQVTLPQRLQELGYSTHMVGKWHLGFYKKECLPTRRGFDTYFGSLTGSVNYYTYDSCDGPGRCGFDLHEGESVAWGQRGKYSTHLYTQRVRKILATHDPQSQPLFIFLSFQAVHTPLQSPREYIYPYRQLENVARRKYAAMVSAVDEAVHNITYALRKYGYYQNSVIIFSTDNGGQPLSGGSNWPLRGRKGTYWEGGIRGLGFVHSPLLRKKRRVSKALVHITDWYPTLVGLAGGNDSLTEGVDGFDVWEAISEGKESPRFEILHNIDPLYNHARSGSLQKGYGIWNTAVQASIRAGDWKLLTGDPGYGDWTPPQMLPGFPGSWWNLERHTEPRKSLWLFNISGDPYERFDLSEQRPDVVKELLARLAYYNRTAVPVRYPSEDQRADPQLNGGAWVPWVGDEEEDSWDTVYQKKNKDWKKKLKLSKSRSFFRRLNTRIMSNRI from the exons AAGCTCCGTTCCAAAGATGcctttgctgctgctgccgctgctgctgggCAAACATCCCCGGCCGCAGCTTCATGCCCTTTATGGGAGGCTCATACTTCCTTTGGCTACCCTGCGACCTCCATGCCCACATGTCTCTCCGTAACCAATATCAACATTTGCAAG CCTCCGCACATCATTTTCATCATGACGGACGATCAGGGATTCAACGACATCGGCTACCACAGCTCTGACATCAGGACCCCGGCGCTGGATAAACTGGCCGCGGACGGAGTGAAGCTGGAAAGTTATTACATCCAGCCCATCTGCACCCCGTCCCGCAGCCAGCTCATCACCGGCAG GTACCAAATTCACACCGGCCTGCAGCACTCCATCATCCGTCCCCGCCAGCCCAACTGCCTGCCCTTTGACCAGGTCACCCTCCCACAGAGACTGCAGGAGCTCGGCTACTCCACCCACATGGTCGGCAAGTGGCACCTGGGCTTCTACAAGAAGGAGTGCCTGCCCACTCGCCGTGGCTTCGACACATACTTTGGCTCCTTAACAGGCAGCGTAAACTACTACACCTACGACTCCTGTGATGGCCCCGGGCGGTGTGGCTTCGACCTCCATGAGGGGGAGTCGGTCGCCTGGGGTCAGAGGGGCAAATACTCCACCCATCTCTACACACAGAGAGTCCGCAAAATCCTGGCAACCCACGACCCTCAGTCTCAGCCGCTGTTTATCTTCCTCTCCTTCCAGGCTGTTCATACACCCCTGCAGTCTCCGCGGGAGTACATCTACCCGTACCGCCAGCTGGAAAACGTGGCGCGCAGGAAGTATGCTGCTATGGTCTCAGCTGTAGATGAGGCAGTGCATAATATAACATACGCTCTCCGAAAGTATGGTTACTACCAGAACAGTGTCATCATCTTCTCTACTGACAACGGTGGCCAGCCTTTATCTGGCGGCAGTAACTGGCCGCTCAGAGGACGTAAAGGCACCTACTGGGAAGGCGGCATCCGGGGTCTGGGGTTCGTCCACAGTCCTCTGttgaggaagaaaaggagggTGAGTAAAGCCCTGGTGCACATCACTGACTGGTACCCCACTCTGGTGGGATTAGCAGGCGGCAATGACTCCCTGACTGAGGGGGTGGATGGGTTTGATGTCTGGGAAGCCATCAGCGAGGGGAAGGAGTCACCCAGGTTTGAGATCCTCCACAACATTGACCCTCTGTATAACCATGCACGCAGCGGCTCCCTGCAGAAAGGATATGGGATTTGGAATACAGCTGTTCAGGCCTCCATACGAGCTGGAGACTGGAAACTCCTAACAGGAGACCCCGGCTATGGAGACTGGACACCGCCACAGATGCTTCCGGGTTTCCCTGGCAGCTGGTGGAACCTGGAGCGCCATACTGAACCCCGGAAATCTCTGTGGCTTTTCAACATCTCCGGAGACCCCTACGAACGTTTTGATCTTTCTGAGCAGAGACCAGATGTTGTCAAAGAGCTGCTGGCTAGACTGGCGTACTATAATCGCACTGCAGTGCCAGTAAGGTACCCATCAGAGGACCAACGGGCTGATCCGCAACTCAATGGAGGAGCCTGGGTTCCCTGGGtgggagatgaggaggaggacagctgGGACACTGTCTACCAGAAAAAGAACAAGGATTGGAAGAAGAAGCTGAAACTGTCCAAAAGCAGGTCGTTTTTCAGGAGACTCAACACTAGGATTATGTCCAACAGGATATAG
- the arsia gene encoding arylsulfatase I isoform X4: protein MATTALTGFSMMSLLSLGYLTWDMMSPNQVENEPEHAFVDTSPVPQPPHIIFIMTDDQGFNDIGYHSSDIRTPALDKLAADGVKLESYYIQPICTPSRSQLITGRYQIHTGLQHSIIRPRQPNCLPFDQVTLPQRLQELGYSTHMVGKWHLGFYKKECLPTRRGFDTYFGSLTGSVNYYTYDSCDGPGRCGFDLHEGESVAWGQRGKYSTHLYTQRVRKILATHDPQSQPLFIFLSFQAVHTPLQSPREYIYPYRQLENVARRKYAAMVSAVDEAVHNITYALRKYGYYQNSVIIFSTDNGGQPLSGGSNWPLRGRKGTYWEGGIRGLGFVHSPLLRKKRRVSKALVHITDWYPTLVGLAGGNDSLTEGVDGFDVWEAISEGKESPRFEILHNIDPLYNHARSGSLQKGYGIWNTAVQASIRAGDWKLLTGDPGYGDWTPPQMLPGFPGSWWNLERHTEPRKSLWLFNISGDPYERFDLSEQRPDVVKELLARLAYYNRTAVPVRYPSEDQRADPQLNGGAWVPWVGDEEEDSWDTVYQKKNKDWKKKLKLSKSRSFFRRLNTRIMSNRI, encoded by the exons ATGGCCACCACAGCTCTGACCGGGTTCTCTATGATGAGCCTGCTCAGCCTCGGGTACCTGACCTGGGACATGATGAGTCCCAATCAGGTGGAAAACGAGCCGGAACACGCTTTTGTTGACACCTCACCTGTCCCGCAGCCTCCGCACATCATTTTCATCATGACGGACGATCAGGGATTCAACGACATCGGCTACCACAGCTCTGACATCAGGACCCCGGCGCTGGATAAACTGGCCGCGGACGGAGTGAAGCTGGAAAGTTATTACATCCAGCCCATCTGCACCCCGTCCCGCAGCCAGCTCATCACCGGCAG GTACCAAATTCACACCGGCCTGCAGCACTCCATCATCCGTCCCCGCCAGCCCAACTGCCTGCCCTTTGACCAGGTCACCCTCCCACAGAGACTGCAGGAGCTCGGCTACTCCACCCACATGGTCGGCAAGTGGCACCTGGGCTTCTACAAGAAGGAGTGCCTGCCCACTCGCCGTGGCTTCGACACATACTTTGGCTCCTTAACAGGCAGCGTAAACTACTACACCTACGACTCCTGTGATGGCCCCGGGCGGTGTGGCTTCGACCTCCATGAGGGGGAGTCGGTCGCCTGGGGTCAGAGGGGCAAATACTCCACCCATCTCTACACACAGAGAGTCCGCAAAATCCTGGCAACCCACGACCCTCAGTCTCAGCCGCTGTTTATCTTCCTCTCCTTCCAGGCTGTTCATACACCCCTGCAGTCTCCGCGGGAGTACATCTACCCGTACCGCCAGCTGGAAAACGTGGCGCGCAGGAAGTATGCTGCTATGGTCTCAGCTGTAGATGAGGCAGTGCATAATATAACATACGCTCTCCGAAAGTATGGTTACTACCAGAACAGTGTCATCATCTTCTCTACTGACAACGGTGGCCAGCCTTTATCTGGCGGCAGTAACTGGCCGCTCAGAGGACGTAAAGGCACCTACTGGGAAGGCGGCATCCGGGGTCTGGGGTTCGTCCACAGTCCTCTGttgaggaagaaaaggagggTGAGTAAAGCCCTGGTGCACATCACTGACTGGTACCCCACTCTGGTGGGATTAGCAGGCGGCAATGACTCCCTGACTGAGGGGGTGGATGGGTTTGATGTCTGGGAAGCCATCAGCGAGGGGAAGGAGTCACCCAGGTTTGAGATCCTCCACAACATTGACCCTCTGTATAACCATGCACGCAGCGGCTCCCTGCAGAAAGGATATGGGATTTGGAATACAGCTGTTCAGGCCTCCATACGAGCTGGAGACTGGAAACTCCTAACAGGAGACCCCGGCTATGGAGACTGGACACCGCCACAGATGCTTCCGGGTTTCCCTGGCAGCTGGTGGAACCTGGAGCGCCATACTGAACCCCGGAAATCTCTGTGGCTTTTCAACATCTCCGGAGACCCCTACGAACGTTTTGATCTTTCTGAGCAGAGACCAGATGTTGTCAAAGAGCTGCTGGCTAGACTGGCGTACTATAATCGCACTGCAGTGCCAGTAAGGTACCCATCAGAGGACCAACGGGCTGATCCGCAACTCAATGGAGGAGCCTGGGTTCCCTGGGtgggagatgaggaggaggacagctgGGACACTGTCTACCAGAAAAAGAACAAGGATTGGAAGAAGAAGCTGAAACTGTCCAAAAGCAGGTCGTTTTTCAGGAGACTCAACACTAGGATTATGTCCAACAGGATATAG